A DNA window from Pithys albifrons albifrons isolate INPA30051 chromosome 7, PitAlb_v1, whole genome shotgun sequence contains the following coding sequences:
- the WNT9A gene encoding protein Wnt-9a, with amino-acid sequence MLDGHVLLGWLSSCALLGLLACAPRPSAAYFGLTGNEPLTILPLTSELEEAAVKAHYKVCDRLKLEKKQRRMCRRDPGVAETLMEAISMSALECQYQFRFERWNCTLEGRYRASLLKRGFKETAFLYAISSAGLTHAMAKACSAGRMERCTCDEAPDLENREAWQWGGCGDNLKYSNKFVKEFLGRKPNKDLRARVDFHNNLVGMKVIKAGVETTCKCHGVSGSCTVRTCWRQLSPFHEIGKQLKQKYETSLKVGSTTNEATGEGDISPPKKSTPGHSDQLPRTTDLVYIDDSPSFCMLSRYSPGTSGRKCYKDKNCDSICCGRGHNTQSRVVTRPCQCQVRWCCYVECKQCTQREEVYTCKD; translated from the exons GCTGACGGGGAACGAACCCCTGACCATCCTCCCTCTGACCTCAGAACTGGAGGAAGCCGCAGTCAAAGCTCACTACAAGGTGTGTGACCGCCTGAAGCTGGAGAAGAAGCAGCGCAGGATGTGCCGGCGCGACCCGGGCGTGGCCGAGACGCTGATGGAGGCGATCAGCATGAGCGCCCTCGAGTGCCAGTACCAGTTCCGCTTCGAGCGCTGGAACTGCACCCTCGAGGGGCGATACCGTGCCAGTCTGCTCAAGAGAG GTTTCAAGGAGACAGCCTTCCTGTATGCCATCTCCTCTGCTGGGCTCACCCACGCCATGGCCAAGGCGTGCAGCGCGGGCCGCATGGAGCGCTGCACCTGCGACGAGGCGCCCGACCTGGAGAACCGCGAGGCCTGGCAGTGGGGCGGCTGCGGGGACAACCTCAAGTACAGCAACAAGTTCGTCAAGGAGTTCCTGGGGAGGAAGCCCAACAAGGACCTGCGAGCCAGGGTGGACTTCCACAACAACCTTGTGGGCATGAAG GTCATCAAGGCTGGAGTGGAGACAACCTGCAAATGCCACGGCGTGTCCGGATCCTGCACCGTCCGCAcgtgctggaggcagctctcTCCATTCCACGAGATCGGGAAGCAGCTGAAGCAGAAGTACGAGACGTCCCTCAAGGTGGGCAGCACCACCAACGAGGCCACGGGCGAAGGGGACATCTCCCCACCCAAAAAATCCACGCCCGGGCACAGCGACCAGCTCCCAAGGACTACGGATCTGGTCTACATTGACGACTCTCCGAGCTTCTGCATGCTGAGCCGCTACTCCCCGGGCACCTCGGGGCGCAAGTGCTACAAGGACAAGAACTGCGACAGCATCTGCTGCGGGCGCGGGCACAACACGCAGAGCCGGGTGGTGACGCGGCCGTGCCAGTGCCAGGTGCGCTGGTGCTGCTACGTGGAGTGCAAGCAGTGCACCCAGAGGGAGGAGGTTTACACCTGCAAGGACTGA